The Drosophila nasuta strain 15112-1781.00 chromosome 2L, ASM2355853v1, whole genome shotgun sequence genome window below encodes:
- the LOC132797105 gene encoding non-canonical poly(A) RNA polymerase protein Trf4-1-like → MVHNLWPLAVVEIFGSFRTGLLLPNSDIDIVIIGLWEKLPLRTLESELIARRFAESRTMHVLDMAQVPIIKFVDCETKIKVDISFNMASGVHSAELIKLFKREYPVLGKLVMVVKQFLQQRGLNEVFSGGISSYSLTIMCVSFLQLHPRKVVASTANLGVLLLEFFELYGSRFSYTNIQISVENGGSYRRAPLTSISQIFLPDPLNLENNIGRATNRIMAIKQAFRWAFEVLSLSINSTQRNNNSILGQIIHFNKEVVDQRTWLHKTFGHLIVVKPNDDESTISQPIEPNS, encoded by the exons ATGGTTCACAATTTGTGGCCGCTGGCTGTAGTTGAGATCTTTGGTTCTTTTCGCACTGGGCTACTTTTGCCCAACTCGGACATCGATATTGTTATCATAG gTCTATGGGAGAAGCTGCCTCTGCGCACCTTGGAGTCTGAGCTGATTGCCCGCAGATTTGCCGAGAGCAGAACAATGCATGTATTAGACATGGCTCAAGTGCCGATAATTAAGTTCGTCGATTGCGAAACCAAGATAAAAGTAGACATATCCTTCAATATGGCAAGTGGCGTACATTCCGCCGAGCtaatcaaattgtttaaacgAGAATATCCTGTGCTTGGCAAGCTTGTGATGGTGGTAAAGCAATTTCTGCAGCAACGTGGCCTAAACGAAGTCTTCAGCGGTGGCATCTCGTCATATTCATTAACCATTATGTGCGTCAGCTTTCTGCAATTGCATCCGCGCAAAGTAGTGGCTAGTACAGCAAATCTTGGTGTGTTGCTCTTGGAATTCTTCGAGCTGTATGGAAGCCGTTTTAGCTacacaaatattcaaatcTCCGTAGAGAATGGCGGCAGTTATCGTAGAGCTCCCTTGACATCCATCTCGCAAATATTTCTACCTGATCCATTGAATTTAGAAAACAATATCGGTCGTGCCACCAATCGTATTATGGCTATTAAACAGGCATTCCGTTGGGCCTTTGAAGTGCTCAGCTTGTCGATCAATTCAACGCAAAGAAATAACAATTCAATACTTG gtcaaattattcattttaataaggAAGTCGTTGATCAACGTACTTGGTTGCACAAGACTTTTGGTCATCTTATTGTGGTGAAGCCGAACGATGATGAAAGTACAATCTCACAGCCTATTGAGCCGAATTCTTAA